One segment of Ziziphus jujuba cultivar Dongzao chromosome 12, ASM3175591v1 DNA contains the following:
- the LOC107428930 gene encoding ribulose-1,5 bisphosphate carboxylase/oxygenase large subunit N-methyltransferase, chloroplastic, with translation MVSIFGLSSSSSTFLLPSTTTFRHFLNSIQKSPSLNYKKPLTVTSLKSPECDPSIPSEVQTFWNWLREDGVVSSKTLAKPGIVPEGLGLIAVRDIARNEVVLEVPKRLWINPDAVSASEIGNLCSGLKPWIQVALFLVREKFREDSPWRIYLDILPEYTNSTIFWSEEELSELQGTQLLSTTEGVKEYVQSEFQKLEAEIILPNEQLFPSPITLDDFFWAFGILRSRAFSRLRGQNLVLIPMADLINHSSKITTEEHAWEVKGAAGLFSWDTLFSLRSPIPVKAGEQVLIQYDINKSNAELALDYGFVDSLESRNAYTLTLEISESDPFFGDKLDIAESNGLGETAYFDIFLDAPLPQAMLPYLRLVALGGTDAFLLETIFSNSIWGHLELPVSRMNEELICRVIRDACKSALSGYHTTIEEDEKLKEAKLDPRLEIAVRVREGEKKVLQYIDGIFKERELELDELEYYQERRLKDLGLCGEQGEIIFWEPK, from the exons atggtcAGTATCTTCGGCTTATCTTCTTCGTCCTCCACTTTCCTATTGCCTTCAACAACGACCTTCAGACACTTCCTCAATTCCATACAGAAAAGTCCTTCCTTAAACTACAAGAAACCTCTTACAGTGACCTCTCTCAAGTCACCGGAATGCGACCCATCAATTCCTTCGGAGGTCCAGACCTTCTGGAATTGGCTCCGCGAAGATGGCGTGGTTTCCTCCAAGACTCTTGCGAAGCCCGGAATTGTACCGGAAGGCTTAGGACTGATTGCCGTTAGAGACATTGCTCGAAACGAGGTCGTTTTAGAGGTCCCCAAGAGGTTGTGGATAAACCCAGATGCTGTTTCGGCCTCTGAGATTGGAAACTTGTGTAGTGGATTGAAACCTTGGATTCAGGTTGCTCTGTTTCTGGTCAGAGAGAAGTTTAGGGAAGACTCGCCATGGCGGATTTACCTTGATATTCTTCCAGAGTATACCAATTCGACTATATTTTG GTCAGAAGAGGAGCTTTCTGAACTTCAAG GAACCCAACTATTGAGCACAACAGAAGGGGTGAAGGAGTATGTCCAAAGTGAGTTTCAAAAACTGGAAGCAGAAATCATTCTCCCAAATGAGCAGCTTTTTCCTTCTCCTATAACACTGGATGATTTCTTTTGGGCATTTGGGATACTAAGATCAAGGGCGTTCTCACGCCTCCGTGGTCAAAACCTTGTGTTGATTCCCATGGCAGACTTG ATCAACCACAGTTCCAAAATAACCACAGAAGAACATGCCTGGGAGGTCAAAGGAGCAGCTGGTCTTTTCTCTTGGGATACTTTATTTTCTCTACGAAGCCCTATTCCTGTCAAGGCTGGTGAGCAG GTTTTAATCCAATATGACATAAACAAGAGCAATGCAGAGTTGGCTTTGGACTATGGATTCGTAGATTCCTTGGAAAGCCGCAATGCATACACATTGACACTTGAAATATCTGAGTCCGACCCATTTTTTGGGGACAAGCTGGACATTGCTGAGTCAAATGGGTTGGGTGAGACTGCATATTTCGACATCTTTCTGGATGCTCCACTTCCACAAGCAATGCTTCCTTATCTACGGTTGGTAGCACTTGGAGGTACTGATGCTTTCCTCTTGGAAACTATTTTCAGTAACTCCATCTGGGGCCACCTTGAATTGCCTGTAAGCCGCATGAATGAGGAGCTCATATGCCGAGTGATACGAGATGCCTGCAAATCTGCTCTCTCTGGATATCACACTACGATTGAAGAG GATGAGAAGTTAAAAGAAGCAAAACTTGATCCAAGGCTTGAGATTGCTGTAAGAGTAAGAGAAGGGGAGAAGAAGGTGCTGCAGTACATAGATGGGATTTTCAAGGAGAGAGAGCTGGAACTGGATGAGTTAGAATACTATCAAGAAAGAAGGCTCAAGGATCTTGGTCTTTGTGGGGAGCAAGGTGAAATCATCTTCTGGGAGCCCAAATAG
- the LOC107428929 gene encoding rhamnogalacturonan I rhamnosyltransferase 1 — protein sequence MEDRSEVIQVRCDKLPAPPRTRLQVWFIRVCSSIVVWTCLFQIVVVGELWHPHLLYKITNRISQITQLPLRVEVAVQSPPSLPPARNYTSNGFLRVSCNGGLNQMRAAICDMVTVARFLNLTLVVPELDKASFWADPSNFEDIFDVKHFIESLRDEVRIVRRLPKKFHRKYGIKPLEMPPISWSNEKYYMQQILPLFSKHKVLHFNKTDARMANNGLPLDLQKLRCRVNFQALKFTSQIETLGYKLIRMLQEKGPFVALHLRYEMDMLAFSGCTHGCSKEESEELKQMRYAYPWWRDKEIDSELKRSQGLCPLTPEETILVLKALGFDKDTQIYIAAGEIYGGEGRLAALRSAFPRIVKKEKLLAPEELQQFQNHSSQMAALDFMVSVASNTFIPTYDGNMAKLVEGHRRYLGFKKTILLDRKRLVELLDIHHNGTLPWKEFADSVQSAHERRMGQPTRRKVIMDKPKEEDYFYANPQECLCEETSCDDLLSPGNSSGKG from the exons ATGGAGGATAGATCTGAGGTTATACAGGTTCGGTGCGATAAGCTTCCTGCTCCTCCCAGGACTCGTTTACAGGTCTGGTTCATTCGCGTTTGCTCCAGCATTGTGGTCTGGACGTGTTTGTTTCAGATAGTAGTTGTTGGGGAGCTATGGCATCCGCATTTACTCTACAAAATTACAAATCGGATATCACAGATAACCCAGCTTCCACTTCGTGTGGAAGTTGCCGTTCAATCCCCACCGTCTCTCCCTCCCGCAA GAAATTATACTAGTAATGGTTTTCTTAGAGTGTCCTGCAATGGGGGCTTGAATCAAATGCGTGCTGCG ATCTGCGACATGGTGACTGTTGCACGGTTTTTGAATCTTACATTGGTTGTTCCGGAGCTCGATAAAGCATCTTTCTGGGCTGATCCAAG taATTTTGAAGATATCTTTGATGTGAAACATTTCATTGAGTCACTGAGAGATGAAGTCAGAATTGTCAGAAGGCTGCCTAAAAAATTTCACAGGAAATATGGAATCAAGCCACTCGAGATGCCTCCTATTAGTTGGTCAAATGAGAAGTACTACATGCAACAG ATTCTTCCACTTTTCAGCAAGCATAAGGTGTTACATTTTAACAAAACAGATGCACGCATGGCAAACAATGGATTACCTCTTGATCTTCAGAAACTCAGGTGTCGTGTAAATTTCCAGGCACTGAAATTCACATCTCAGATTGAGACATTGGGGTACAAATTGATTCGTATGCTTCAAGAAAAGGGACCTTTTGTTGCTTTGCATTTAAGATACGAGATGGACATGTTAGCCTTCTCAGGTTGTACTCATGGATGCAGTAAAGAAGAATCTGAGGAGCTTAAACAAATGAG GTATGCATACCCTTGGTGGAGAGATAAAGAGATAGATTCTGAATTGAAGAGATCGCAAGGTTTATGTCCTTTAACTCCAGAGGAGACAATATTAGTTTTGAAAGCATTGGGTTTTGATAAGGACACACAGATCTATATAGCAGCTGGTGAGATTTATGGTGGTGAGGGGAGACTTGCAGCACTAAGATCAGCATTTCCTCGGATT gtcaaaaaggaaaaacttctTGCACCAGAGGAATTGCAGCAATTCCAAAATCATTCATCTCAAATGGCAGCTTTGGATTTTATGGTTTCAGTTGCCAGCAACACTTTTATTCCAACCTATGATGGAAACATGGCGAAACTTGTTGAGGGCCATCGGAG GTACCTTGGGTTTAAAAAAACCATCTTACTTGATAGGAAGAGACTTGTAGAATTGTTGGATATACATCATAATGGGACACTTCCATGGAAAGAATTTGCAGATTCTGTACAATCGGCTCATGAGAGAAGAATGGGACAACCAACTCGACGGAAAGTTATCATGGACAAGCCGAAAGAGGAAGACTATTTCTATGCAAATCCTCAGGAGTGCCTGTGTGAGGAAACAAGCTGTGATGACTTGCTTAGCCCTGGTAACTCAAGCGGAAAGGGATGA